Proteins encoded by one window of Cylindrospermum stagnale PCC 7417:
- a CDS encoding dicarboxylate/amino acid:cation symporter: protein MSQTESNNSPETKASPWWQRIPLTLQIIIALVFAISVGLALGAGNPSPSNATLITNLAIPSELVLKALRALATPLILVAVLHTFMTTNIPGTAGRRLAGLLLTNTTVAIVVGLLVANVLRPGTWGNLVSPGTTEIPTQNFDPWGLFKDAVPESVLKPLVDNNVIQLIVIALSFGIVLRGLKSEQIAQGKRGYQPIEDVIGTLFEAVIRVLNWVIALVPLAVFGIVAKIIAERGFAPFQSLAAFIISVLLALFLQACYYLTRVKFGSWVDPLKFLAGGADAFLTAFSTSSSTVAMPITFEVLQTKIGLRESSASLGALVGANFNNDGTALYEAMSALYISQVIGQNLSLGQQLVVVLTSIFASVGAAGIPNAGLVTMTLVFSSVGLPTQYIALLVTVDWFLDRCRTAINVMGDMTVSALLDGKKPHSVEEA, encoded by the coding sequence ATGAGCCAAACCGAGAGCAATAATTCGCCTGAAACCAAAGCTAGCCCTTGGTGGCAGCGTATCCCTCTCACCTTACAGATTATCATCGCCCTAGTATTTGCCATCAGTGTCGGTCTAGCTTTGGGAGCGGGTAATCCTAGCCCTAGCAACGCCACCCTCATCACTAATTTAGCAATTCCTTCTGAGTTGGTGTTGAAGGCTCTCCGCGCTCTGGCAACGCCGCTGATTTTGGTGGCGGTACTGCATACCTTCATGACTACCAATATCCCCGGTACGGCTGGAAGGCGGCTAGCAGGGCTACTTTTAACCAACACTACAGTAGCTATAGTTGTCGGACTTTTAGTAGCTAACGTCCTCCGTCCGGGGACTTGGGGGAATTTGGTATCCCCAGGAACTACAGAAATCCCTACTCAAAATTTTGACCCTTGGGGATTGTTCAAGGACGCTGTACCAGAATCCGTCCTCAAACCGCTGGTTGATAATAATGTCATCCAGCTAATCGTGATTGCTCTGAGTTTTGGTATCGTTCTGCGGGGATTAAAATCGGAACAAATCGCCCAAGGTAAGAGAGGATACCAGCCTATTGAGGATGTGATCGGGACTTTGTTTGAGGCGGTAATCCGCGTCCTCAACTGGGTAATTGCTTTAGTGCCCTTAGCTGTCTTTGGGATTGTGGCGAAAATCATTGCTGAAAGAGGTTTTGCTCCCTTTCAATCTTTAGCAGCTTTCATCATCTCGGTGCTGCTGGCGCTGTTTTTGCAAGCTTGCTATTACCTCACCAGAGTGAAATTTGGTTCTTGGGTAGATCCACTTAAGTTCCTTGCGGGCGGTGCTGATGCCTTTTTGACAGCTTTCTCAACTTCTTCTTCAACGGTGGCCATGCCTATCACCTTTGAAGTTTTGCAAACAAAAATCGGTTTAAGAGAATCTTCTGCATCTTTGGGAGCGTTAGTCGGCGCGAATTTCAACAATGATGGTACTGCTCTCTATGAGGCAATGTCTGCGTTATATATTTCCCAGGTGATTGGGCAAAATCTGAGTTTAGGACAGCAGTTAGTTGTTGTTCTGACATCTATTTTTGCATCAGTGGGCGCTGCGGGTATTCCTAATGCTGGATTAGTGACGATGACTTTAGTATTTAGTTCTGTTGGCTTACCCACTCAGTATATAGCTTTGCTAGTAACTGTAGACTGGTTTTTAGATCGTTGCCGCACGGCAATCAATGTTATGGGAGATATGACTGTTAGTGCCTTACTTGATGGCAAAAAGCCTCATTCTGTGGAAGAGGCTTAG